A single Pan troglodytes isolate AG18354 chromosome 19, NHGRI_mPanTro3-v2.0_pri, whole genome shotgun sequence DNA region contains:
- the DUSP14 gene encoding dual specificity protein phosphatase 14, which yields MSSRGHSTLPRTLMAPRMISEGDIGGIAQITSSLFLGRGSVASNRHLLQARGITCIVNATIEIPNFNWPQFEYVKVPLADMPHAPIGLYFDTVADKIHSVSRKHGATLVHCAAGVSRSATLCIAYLMKFHNVCLLEAYNWVKARRPVIRPNVGFWRQLIDYERQLFGKSTVKMVQTPYGIVPDVYEKESRHLMPYWGI from the coding sequence ATGAGCTCCAGAGGTCACAGCACGCTACCAAGGACTCTCATGGCCCCTCGGATGATTTCCGAGGGAGACATAGGAGGCATTGCTCAAATCACCTCCTCTCTATTCCTGGGCAGAGGCAGTGTGGCCTCCAATCGGCACCTCCTCCAGGCTCGTGGCATCACCTGCATTGTTAATGCTACCATTGAGATCCCTAATTTCAACTGGCCCCAATTTGAGTATGTTAAAGTGCCTCTGGCTGACATGCCGCATGCCCCCATTGGACTGTACTTTGACACCGTGGCTGACAAGATCCACAGTGTGAGCAGGAAGCACGGGGCCACCTTGGTGCACTGTGCTGCAGGGGTGAGCCGCTCAGCCACGCTGTGTATCGCGTACCTGATGAAATTCCACAACGTGTGCCTGCTGGAGGCGTACAACTGGGTGAAAGCCCGGCGACCTGTCATCAGGCCCAACGTAGGCTTCTGGAGGCAACTGATAGACTACGAGCGCCAGCTCTTTGGGAAGTCGACAGTTAAAATGGTACAGACACCTTATGGCATAGTTCCCGACGTCTATGAGAAGGAGTCCCGACACCTGATGCCTTACTGGGGGATTTAG